CGATCTGGTGCCTTCAGATCCATCCATCGAGGACATGAAGAAGGTGGTATGTGATCAGAAACTCAGACCAAACATTCCCAACCAGTGGCAGAGCTgtgaggtgagacacagaaatgTATCTAATGTATCATGACGTAAAatagtatcactattattatgtTATACATTTCGTTATGTGTATACACTTGTAATGGTTAGATCCAAAACACAGAGATAACAGAAATAATTCTGGTTCATCAAAATGTGGGCAGAACACTGAATCAGTATTTTCTCAGTGACTCAGTGGAGCTCCAGTGACTGACATGACTGAGAGCTTCAAATAAACGACCGCAAAAGCCAAAGAAACAATCATGATGCTGTAACTTTGTTACACATAGGTGGTTTCTGAGCTTTCGGAATTATTATCAGCGCTTCTGCCGATCTAGTTTGTGCTGAACGTGGCAGAACAGCCTGAACTGAAAATAATCTGAATCAGccttaaaatgacaaatgtggtGACACAATCTATATGAACTGTATGATCAGATAATGTGGTTCTCTGTGCTGGAGATACCAACAGCTTGAATCAGAAAAGTCATTGCTaatttccacttttattttgaaactctGCTGGTGACATCATGTACAGCAGGGCAAAAAAGACGTAGTTTGGTAAAACTAAAAACGAAAGCCATTAAAATATCTGTAATGAGCTCACTGCACGGGAGAATTTCATACCAGGACCTAAACGACCTTAAAACCCTTAGTAAACTATCAAACAAGTGCATGTTTCTGTTATTCTGATGCGTCACACAATAAATTTTCAACCACCAAATAAAATTCTTTACCAAACTCCTCCATTAAATCCGTGgtatacactgatcagccacaatattaaaaccagtGACAGGTAAATTGAACAACACTCATTACCTCATTACATCATAGATCATTATACATTTGGCTGCAAAACACTTTGTATTGTTGTTACTTATGCTTCGGCCTTGGCTTACGTGATATTTCTGTCTTCGGCCTTCTTCGTCAGGCTATGCGCGTGATGGGCAAACTGATGAGAGAGTGTTGGTATGCTAACCCTGCTGCTCGACTCACCGCTCTGCGGGTCAAGAAAACAGTGTCTCAGCTGTCTGTCATCAAGGACGTCAAAGATTAGGATAGGATAACTACCCGGCGGATCAGCACCGGTGCAGGCGTTGGTGCTGGCACTGGTGCAAGCGAGACAAACTGGGAgtgaagagggagaaaaactGTGCACACTAACTGCCTGAGGCTGCCCTCTTCAGGATACAGCCACGCAGTTCGCCGTCAGATCAGGTCGTTGGTGGTGCCAAAGTATTGTAGAAGGTATCTGCGGCTGCTTTTGCACATAGACACCTAACAAACCGATTTGAACCAAACAGCTAAAGTTTCCATAGAAAGAGCCATAAGTAATAAGaacatgtttaatgtaaatACCAATTATTTTGCTACCTCACACATTTAAGTGCCCAAAGCTTGAAGTTGCACATCGTGATGTTTTTGTGCCATATCTTGTAGCAAATGCAGTTTTGCTGGGTAGGTAGCATGCAAACTGACAATCACAAAGGATAatggataaagaaaaaaaaaaaacaaaccctaaTTGGCTGTGTCTGGTTTTACACATGCTGTCCCCGATCGTTTGAATCTTACTTCGTTATGTCAGTACGCAAATGATTCGGACGTTCATAGCCCCCAGTAGATGAGCTCCTCCTCTAGTGCCACCCACAGACATTAGATGATAACAGACCACAATAGATTAGAGAACAGCTTAAAACAAATGAAGGCTGAGCCTGACCGACTAGAACTGAGTCTTGGCTTTCTTTAAAATAGTCACAGTAAAACGTTTAGATTTACACAACTCACTCTCTTTCTGGTGCTTCCCTCAGGCTACCACTAGTAAAGATCACTGGATTGAAAacatttctccattttctctGCCTCGTGAGACAGCTGGCACTATAAATGTTTGCtctaaataaaaagtgaagtaaagacATGAACTCCTGCTatacattttgcacatttgaagCTTTCACTTCCTGAAAAGAGCTGCTCCCTGACAGTTGAATGATTTGTGAATATGAAagtgtatgttttgttctctcaGATGTATTTATTCGCACTGGAAGCATGTTAAAATTTATActatgcatttaaaaaaaaaaaaaccacagcCAAAATTCAGACAAACAAGTAGCTCaaggtatttttattttaccaacaaactaaaaaaataatatctCATGAGCATAGTTATTTACATCGTCTACGTTTGACAACAGGTTTCCCATTGTACCACATGATGACAACAGAATTgagaagataaaataataaaccatgATAATTATAACAATACACAAAGATTTAGAAGCTGGTGTGCATGTGCTACATTATGGTGCTGTGCTAATATTGTACATTAGCACTGGTAGCAGACTGGGCTCGGATCATTTCACTGGGATCACTAATGCCCCTGTCAGAGAGGACCTGTGAAGCACCCTGTCGTAACAGGGTCATGAAAAGTGCACATGAGTAAATCTGAACCCATAGGGCTGTTTAAAGATTCTAATTCATAATTGCAGtatttgtgaaaaaaacaaaacaaaaccaaaaacctgTTTCCCATACATCGTGGCTTTTAATTCATGTCTAGCTCTCTTAGTTGTGCTTATGTATTTGAGTTCCCAATGCAAGTGACATGCTTCCATAGTGCTGCTTAGTAGCTACTAATGTTGACACATACTACAGTTTGTGAGCATATTCCTGTTATGAAGCATTACTGGAAGATATGTATGTAGCATCAGCAGTGTTGCCTCTTGATAATAAGCTATGTACAGTAGCCTGTTCTTGGCAAATATCAATTCatgtctgaatgtttttatatatgtgtaaTGTTTAGTTGAATTCTGTCGTTGaattatttgtctgtgttgcaaatggaaatatatatatatatatatatatatatattaaaataacattattaatgCATCTAGCTCTGCTTCTGCCCTAGCTTTCCAACTTAAGATACCGACTTAAGTTAAGTTGAGCTGCGCCAAGCTTATATGTTGTCAATTTGCTAATTCTTATTATAAGAATTAAACAGGAGTAAGAGAGAGGAGAATGGAGAGTTGAACATATATGGGACTAATTTCAAAGAGGAGTGATCACCATGTGCAATTTCTGactggtgtctttttttttttatatacagtattgtgTATGCCATAGATATGTATTAATACACGTGATACTGCtttctcaaaataaaacctACTTTTGATTGTTAAAGCCTCCACTCATTTAGATTTCTACATTTGATTCATGTGAAActgttgtgtgtctttgctCAGATGTGGACTCCGTGTCATTGCATTGTTGCTCTTGCGCTATTTATTCTATATAGAAGTAAGTGGCTACGAGATAAATGGGTCAAtaaactgtttttcatttactgtgCATGTTTCAGGTCTTTCTTTTTGAATGTGAAACGTCTGAGATTACAGTTGAACGCACTGATTGTGCAGCGATGTGCACATTATTGCATGTGGAGCAGAACTTCCCGGAACAACTTATCTGAAACGGGCCCTTTTTATCTTCCTCATTACTCTTTTACCTAAACTGACGTGACTCATCTCTGCTCATCTCTGATCTACCGCCTTATTTTTGTATACACTGTTTGTGATGTGAATGTGTCCGTTAGACAGAGGAAATATAGCCACGACACTAAGGCCATCAGCACTACACGGATGAGTCACCCCTTGAGGTTTTGCTGTGAGCTGCTTCAACAGATTTCATAGTGCTGCCTGCTACATACGAGAAGGTCATGCAGTGTCACTTACAGGAGGATAATGGGACTCTTTTGAAAACTTTCCCATAGTGACAAATGTAAGCAAACGTTGTGGTAAATAAAAGTGGCACaacttttttagttttcattttcttaattaTTTGCCCCTTTGATTTGGCAATTTTACTATTATAAAAGCGATAATGCGAGTACATCCTCATTCTTTTTCTGATGTCAGATTGCTTGAGCTCATGTAACTCAAGGGAACATAACTGAGACTTTCTCTACATAAAGTGGCAAAAGTGTAGATGGGGCTTTGCAATGTCCTGTGTAGGGATATTGTTCCAGACAGTGGTGTGGTTTGTTGGCCAATGGCTCTGCTAAGGATCAGTGGGGCTGAGGGGACTGCTGTGATGCAATCAGCTGGTTAGGAAGTCTTTCAAATGAATTCCTAGGTACAGAACTGAGGTCCAAAGTGAATGTTCTTACATTTCATGGTCACCAAAAAAAAAGCGGCCTGGTGAAAGATGATATTGTTCTCCTTTATATTACACAATGTACCTTTTGAATGCATGGGTGTAGTAGTGGGAAAAGGTTTCTGTGCTgtggttccttttttttttttttggacccATCAGCTGTTGTCTGCCTGACTGCccgcctctgtgtgtgtcatttatttttgatCTGAACATGTCTACTGCCTTTGGCCCAGTGACCAAAACTGTCACTATATTGTGACACTGGCCCCAAACTAAATCAGGCTTTTGTCTGTCCTCACAAGGCAAGGCATAAACCAGAGCTTAGCCCACTGAGAAACTATGGGTGAGTGAGGCTAGAAGCAGGTGCTGATTGAGGGGTGACGTAGCAGTTTCTCATGTATTGCTGATGTCTGACCATAAATCAGAGTGCCACGACTGCAAAAAGGAAGGGACTGTTTGAAGGggatttatacaaaaaaaaaaaaaaagcctaaactttcttctttcttttctttactaaCAGCAGAGCCCTTCTCAAGAAAGAATAGAAAAAAGTGATGAACAGGAAAGTAGGTATGTGAGACTGCAGATGCAGGTCCACCACAAATATCACATGATGTGGATTTCCgttttgacacattttcttttggcTGCACAGCAGGGCAGGGCCACACAATCACTAAAGATCTGCCGCAGCGGGACATGATGGTGCTTTGAGGACCAGTCTACCATGCAGTCCACCATGAATTCCAATGAACTTCAGCGTCAGGGCAGCCAAGACAGTTACATTCTGGATAATACTCACAAGAAGAAAAGCTCTCTGTGGTACCGGCGTTCACTGAGGGGAAGTAGAGATCGACACCGGCAGAATACAAGCACTCTGCCCACAGCGTGCAAGGTGAGACAATAATTTAAGTGTGAAACATGCAATATAGCTGGAGTATATACAGTGTAACATAACACAGTGTCAGAGAAAGATTAGAGCTGCGATTTGTCTTGCATAGCATTGTTTTATGATAAGAACCGGTTCACTGATTTACCACCAACTGTGTAGCAGCTCCCTGCAACTGGCTCAAAAGCCTTTTAACTATTTTAATCTTCTGAGTTATGTAACAGTATACAATGAGTACTGTACTCCTTCTCCAAAGTGGTTTAAAACATGAACCTGTTATTTTAAAGAGGAACTCAACTCTGTATTTCTCCTTTTGCAGTCTAAAAATACCTCCTCCTCTAACTCACTGGTTGATTACTCTGACCCacaaaggtaaaaataaaagattacatctactgtacagttttaatatatttaagaCATGATCCATTATGTTGTTTGCACTATTTACAGTCTGTCTTTTTTGCATTCCTCACTTGCACAGGTCCACAATTATTTTGGAAAAGCAAGACAATGAAACATTCGGTTTTGACATTCAGGTAAACCTCTTTATGATCATGTGCATGAATTGCTGCCGtgctttttaatctttaatttacTTGTGTAGTATTAATATCGACATTATGGCTCTTAAAACAACTGCCTTTTGTTGCAGACATATGGTTTGCAGCCCAAAAACAGCTCTGCGGTGGAGATGTGCACGTTTGTGAGCAAGGTGCAGGAGGACAGTGCAGCCGAGAGTGCAGGCCTGACCGCAGGTGAACCACCCACACCTTTCAATACAGGCCCTGTGCATGCTTTCACACACGTACAAAACCATGCATAGATGAACATGTATTTCACTGGGCACGCATACAGTATACGCATTCTTATCGAGCCACACAGCGATGCATAAATGCGATGCAAATTTTTTATCTCACAAGTAACAAGTTTTTCTGTACTCATTTGTTGTAGGAGACATTATTGTTACTATAAATGGGGCCAGCATTGAAGGGTTATCTCATCAACATATTCTTGATCTGATAAGAGAATCAACCAACAACCTGAAGTAAGTCACAGCGATGACATTTTAGTAAAACCTTGGTGCAGCAAAGCACGGCATACAAAACAACACTACACAAATTTCTTTGggctgaaagtgaaagtgtttgtaattatgtgtattaatgtgtgatTTTAGGATGGAGACTGTATGCGGGAACGTGGTGAAGCAAATTGAGCTGGAGAAGAAGATGAACTTACTCaaggtgtgtttttctttttaaacccTGCCCATGTTTGttgttcacatactgtagatctGTGGTTGTGATTATGTGGTCTAAGTATGCCAACCACACACCCTGCAGCTAATTAATGACAGAGCACTACCAGACTGTACTTAAAAACAGCCTGACCTATTGCTACACCTCAGATGAAGCAGCCAGGACTCAAACATTTCACAACCAATCCTACACTGCAAAAgcattatgtgtatgtgtatgtgtgtgtgtgtgtgtgtgtgtgtgtgtgcttttatacTGACATAGACTATGGGTGTGTAGGTAAATGTTCACATAAGCTAAAATAATGTTGCTGAAAGTGTAACAacacttgttgttgttttttgtctacACAGCAATCACTTCATGAGAAATTGGTGGAGCTGCGAGCACTTACGATACAGGAAAAACGTCTAATGGGAGGTGAGAGAGTTTGCTCAGCTGTGAGACCACAGCACTTCCTTTCTCACAGCCATTGTCGTGTCTCTAAAGCTACAGTTTATGAATTCATGCATAAACTCGAGTTAATTTGGATGGAGTTCCCCTGACAATTGAGCAGACTGTATGCTGCTGACGAACTTCCTGTTGCTAACTTCTCGCCAATTGACAACTTCTACTAACAGGGACTTTGTGATGTTTTCAGATAACTGGAATGACAGCATGGACTCCACATTAAGCTCTCCCAAAGGCCGATGTGGACGCCGTTTTTCTAGcgacagcagctgcaggagtgTGATGACAGACGACAGTGACCAGGCCAGTGTGTTTGGGGATGTGAACTCACCCGGCCCCTGCAGTGCGTCCAGCACCACTGATGACAGCTGCTTCTTCTCCAGAGATTTTACTTCACAGGACAACTTCCGCAGGTTTTCATCAAGCTCCGGCTACCACCACCAATCCCTCAGCCGCTCGAGCAGCTCCAGTTTggctggcagcagcagctccctgtCTCCTTCGTGGGAGGAGACGAGGATCTCCTCTTTGTTTGGTACCCTGCCGAGAAAGACCCGGCGTGCCAGTGTTCGGAAACACATCTTCAAGTTGATTCCTGGACTCCAGCGATCAgttgaagaggaggagacaggaacacacactcagtgactTGACTTGTTCATGGTCTGACCAGGTTGCATAAAGAAATGCACTCTGTTGTGTTTCCACAGATTTAAAGGGTTGATTTGAACATTGTGAATATTGTGTTTTCGTGTGTGGAGACACTGAGAGGACAGACATTGTGGCACTTGCCCAAGAGGGTGATGAACCTTTGAGATGAGCCTGGCTCACTGTTTAGGCTCAGACTTACGGCACCTCAGCATTACAAAAATGTTGTTCCTTTAAACAAGTGTTTGAATGAATGTATGCAGAACAGAGCGGAATGTTCATTGAATGAAATGATTTATCCTACTAACTTGaacaaaaactgcattttttccCCTGATGCCTCAATCAGTGTGATTAGCATTAAGAAGAACAGCGTGAAATGCAGTAGCTGTATTCATGTAGCAAGTTGAATTTCAAAATGAGGTTAATGTGACCTAAAATACACTTATATCATTCTACTTTTTCTGCCAGAGAAACATTTAGACTGCACCTCtctcacgtgtgtgtgtgtgtgtgttcaaaaccaaaaccaaagcTCTACACTATGTAGATGGCTGCTTAGTTCAAAACAGGATGTGGGTGAGAGAGTACTacttacctgtttttttttatttccaaaattATTCTCAGACTACAGACAGCTTATTTTCAGTGGGGAGCAATACTGAAACGGTttaatgtaaattgtaaatgtacagaaatttgtgtgttttatttgtgtccAGAAAAAATGAAGCGTTTTAGAAACTGTGCATTGCACTCATGCTTTACCTTTTGCAGTAAGATTGTCTGCATGTAAAAGGCTTTttcaaaaacaataaacatatgAACCCTTATAAAACCAGTGTTTTCATGTAGATACTAGTAATGACACAGTATTACTCATTCTGAAGTTACATTTTCATCAGGAAAGTGTGAGCTATACACCATATATTTGGTTGGTGGTGCAGGTATTGCACACAATTTACTCATAAACACACGCTAGGTTAGAAAACCTGAGAAAAGAAACCTGCATATTTCCTGTAAAAGCTTTAACTTCTTCGGTTTCCTGCTTTAGTTGGAGAGAGCGAGAAGAGGGGGACGgtaagagagcgagagagagagtgagagagagtgagcgagGTGAAAAGTGTCACACtctcaaaaacaataaaacgtGCTTTCCTGTCACAAATAAATTGTGAGGTACGCACTTACGCACTTGTGCAGGATAAAAGAAAGAACTTCTTCATTCATTCGTTTAATTTCTTATGTTCAGTTCAGTTAGTAACAAtgcaaaaatgta
This Anabas testudineus chromosome 21, fAnaTes1.2, whole genome shotgun sequence DNA region includes the following protein-coding sequences:
- the cytip gene encoding cytohesin-interacting protein, coding for MQSTMNSNELQRQGSQDSYILDNTHKKKSSLWYRRSLRGSRDRHRQNTSTLPTACKSKNTSSSNSLVDYSDPQRSTIILEKQDNETFGFDIQTYGLQPKNSSAVEMCTFVSKVQEDSAAESAGLTAGDIIVTINGASIEGLSHQHILDLIRESTNNLKMETVCGNVVKQIELEKKMNLLKQSLHEKLVELRALTIQEKRLMGDNWNDSMDSTLSSPKGRCGRRFSSDSSCRSVMTDDSDQASVFGDVNSPGPCSASSTTDDSCFFSRDFTSQDNFRRFSSSSGYHHQSLSRSSSSSLAGSSSSLSPSWEETRISSLFGTLPRKTRRASVRKHIFKLIPGLQRSVEEEETGTHTQ